A part of Rhinolophus ferrumequinum isolate MPI-CBG mRhiFer1 chromosome 11, mRhiFer1_v1.p, whole genome shotgun sequence genomic DNA contains:
- the LOC117029731 gene encoding olfactory receptor 52J3-like: MQTNGVCGYQLLSISPISENRKPEPFLWNESFSLLSFKKTFNHNRSLFHPATFFLIGIPGLEEVHAWLSLPFCSVYLVALLGNVTILLVIKAEQTLREPMFYFLAILSTIDLALSTTSIPRMLGIFWFDAHEINFGTCVAQMFLIHAFTGMEAEVLVAMAFDRYVAICAPLHYTAILTSRVLVGISTCIVIRPVLLTLPMIYLIYRLPFCQARIIAHSYCEHMGIAKLSCGNIQTNAIYGLFVVSLFLMNLVLIGISYVYILRAVFRLPSQDARLKALSTCGSHVAVLCVFYIPSVFSFLTHRFGHNIPCYIHILIANLYLVIPPSLNPIIYGVRTNQIPEQVLHVSIKK, translated from the coding sequence GAATGAGAGCTTCTCccttctgtcatttaaaaagacGTTTAATCACAACAGGAgcctttttcacccagccacGTTTTTCCTCATTGGAATCCCAGGTCTGGAAGAGGTCCATGCCTGGCTCTCCCTGCCTTTCTGCTCTGTTTACCTCGTGGCGTTACTGGGCAATGTCACCATTCTGCTGGTCATCAAGGCCGAGCAGACCCTTCGGGAGCCCATGTTCTACTTTCTGGCCATCCTTTCAACAATTGATTTGGCCCTTTCTACAACCTCCATACCCCGCATGCTGGGTATCTTCTGGTTTGATGCACATGAGATTAACTTTGGCACTTGTGTGGCTCAGATGTTTTTGATCCATGCCTTCACTGGCATGGAGGCTGAGGTGCTGGTGGCCATGGCCTTTGACCGTTATGTGGCAATCTGTGCTCCACTCCACTACACGGCCATCTTGACGTCCCGGGTGCTGGTGGGCATCAGCACGTGCATTGTAATTCGACCCGTCCTGCTTACACTTCCCATGATCTATCTCATCTACCGCCTACCCTTTTGCCAGGCTCGGATAATAGCTCATTCCTACTGCGAGCACATGGGCATTGCAAAGTTGTCCTGTGGAAACATCCAGACCAATGCTATCTATGGACTCTTtgtagtctctctctttcttatgaACCTGGTCCTTATTGGCATCTCCTACGTTTACATCCTCCGTGCTGTCTTCCGCCTGCCATCACAAGATGCACGGCTGAAAGCCCTAAGCACATGTGGTTCCCATGTTGCAGTCCTCTGTGTTTTCTAtattccctcagtcttttctttcctcactcACCGATTTGGACACAACATACCCTGCTATATTCACATTCTTATTGCCAACCTCTATTTGGTTATCCCACCTTCACTCAACCCCATCATTTATGGTGTGAGGACCAATCAGATACCAGAGCAAGTGCTCCATGTCTCTATTAAAAAATAG